The Hypomesus transpacificus isolate Combined female unplaced genomic scaffold, fHypTra1 scaffold_236, whole genome shotgun sequence genome contains the following window.
aaagacagagaaatggTTTTGTCTGCCAAGATGGAGGTAAACAGAAAAACATGCAGTCTTGGAAAGAAACGTGACTGTTAGAACATTGAACAGTTCATCTACAGAGTCCCACAAAATAAACCGTTCAAGTTAATGTGGGTATTATTATTTATGCCgaacataaaacctctcttttCAAACAGAAAAAACATGAGAGCAAAGCTCCATGTCATCACAAATGAGGAAAGAATAACAGCAACAAAAACCCCTCTGTTCTCTTATTAACCGGTATGGAGTTGAGGAGCAGAGttcaaaagaaagagaaaaaaaaagttcacaTTTGTGGTTATTATACAAGGCCACTGGAAAGTGTTTAGCATAGCAGGGCTGGCCTTGCCTGCGTGTGAGAATAGGAAGGCTTGGTGACTGGTTgctgactgggggagggggccgcagggagggagggctgggtgggagggagcaggggggaagGGATACCACCCACTAAGctggggttgggtggggggggggggttgcagtcATAGGAAACAGTTGTGCTGCTTGGCCTCACACCATGCAGTCCAGGCCACCCAGTTGCCGGCAGAATTTGTTTATTTTGATCCTTTTGGGAAAATGGGTTGAGCGCGAGCTGTTTATTGGAGCTTTGATTTGTCATGTGTCAGCTTTTGCTTGCAGGGTATTTGTGTACACAAGTTGGACTTGTGTATAGTTGGAGGTTTGGGGTCGTGGAGAAGAAAggcagaagggagaggagaggttgagAGGATCTCAGAGAGGCCTCCCACACCGATGGGACGGAAGAGAAGAAGTGCATCATGGGACATGGTCCAGCTGTCCTGTGATGACATAGGTCCAGAATGCACAGAGGCATGTAGACAAGGACAGAGCAATTTAAACCTCAGAACCCAAATACTTACTAAAACACGCAGATGGCTTCGGATTTCTTTGTAGGCAATTGAGAGAAATTTCTAACTTGAATACCAGATAGTGTTAAAATATTTAGCATATTTATTATAAACTGTTACAAACAAGTCAATAACAAATTAAAAACTGCCTGACTACCATATGTAATTTAGGTTGACATATACTAAATATAAAGACTTTCTTGAACATGAACTGAAAAatataacaaaataaaatacagaAATGTTTATTCACTTAATTCAAAACTTTATTAAGTGTATATTTCAAGACTAAATCACTTTAATTtggttaaaatacaaatataaacacAACATTCTTTCAAGCGACCATGGAATTATACTGTAGTGACATTTTATGCTATCCATTattatatcccccccccccccccttttcaaaTGTTATTGGAGACATACACTCAGCCCAACTGATCCACCACTCAGGGAGATGATTTCACAAGGGGACCCGATTATGAGAGCAGGATGGGGCCATCCAGGTCAGCGGTAGGCCAGTTTTGGGGACAGGCGGGACATCTGCTCTTCACTGACCGCAGCCCTGAGACCTCTAACCCTTTCTGTGGACACAGCATGGAAGAGAGACGTCAGCACTAAACATCTCTACCTCCGTCAGTGGACTTTCCACAAGAATTAAGTATCCTTGTGGTGAACTACAAATATGAACGGCCATCTgacaccaaaaatgtatttctgaCTCTGCAATCTAGGTCAGCACAGATTAAATCCAGATATAGTCAACACCGGTTAGCTTAGTATTTGACAGGTTAAGGCAAGTGAGGGGAAGTCATTTGGGAGAGCTGTCCCTTTAAGGAGGAGCCAGACCTAGCAGTTTGGTGGCGTATTCCTCCAGCTCTGGGAGGCCTGCCTCAACGTCGTAGGAGGTCTTCTCCATACACCTCAATAGCCCCTCGCCCCTCTGTTGAACACACACGTCAGCCCATGTCAGTGCACAGGGACCAGCCTGGGAGATCTGGTGAGGTGTGGGTTGCTGTACCTTCAGCTCCTCATGaaccatctcctccatctctgccaCCTGGGAGATCTCCTCGAACATACTGGTCATGGGCACGATGGAGTCCTGCTTCAGACACCAGAACATGGTCAAGATCCattcacaaaaacacaaacgttGTTTACCGTTTCCAAAACACTGGGCTTGTTTGAGACATAACGATATAGCCGAAGGAacagcacaaacaaacaaaacagaagCCTGTGAAACACCTCGAATACTTTGCAACCTTGCAAGTGTTTGATAACAGATTTGAGGCTGGTAGTGGTGGGGCTGGGCTCGGAGCTGACCTCCTCAGAGGAGCTGTCCTCCGTGGACACCTCTGCACTCTGGGGGGCGTCCCCCCCGCTGGCCTTGGACCGgccgttcagctccttcactcTGCACATTCAACAGAAAGACACAGGACCCACGTTCACCACACAAACATGGAACGGAACACCACCAGGGTTAACAGCCGCAGTGGGGTACCCACGCCTGGGTGAGCGTGCGCTGGAGTACCTGTCGGCGTAGCGTAGCGTGTTCAGAGtgtagtcacatgacaccatgcCGGGAGAGACCATGGCAATCTggaaaggaggaagggggaggagagagagacagatggggggGAATGTGTTCAAATGAACATGAGAGAATCTTGACCTTTGAGAAGCCAGTCAGAAGCCCATCTCCGGACGTGTCGTGTGCCTACCATGCAGGTCCGGGAGTTCTCTCCTATGAAGGAGTCCCGCAGGACCTGGGTCAGCTTGCTCATCCTGAATGGGATGTGATCGCTGTTCTGGCCCAGTGAACGGATACACTCCTACAGAGAACAGCAGCAGAGGGTCAGACAGCAGCTAAGCTCACCTAGCATCCACTACCAACTGGAGCTAGTCCTAGCATCCACTACCAACTGGAGCTAGTCCTAGCATCCACTACCAACTGGAGCTAGTCCTAGCATCCGCAACCAACTGGAGCTAGTCCTAGCATCCGCAACCAACTGGAGCTAGTCCTAGCATCCGCAACCAACTGGAGCTAGTCCTAGCATCCGCTACCAACTGGAGCTAGTCCTAGCATCCGCTACCAACTGAACTCGAGCTAGTCCTAGCATCCGCTACCAACTGAACTCGAGCTAGTCCTAGCATCCGCTACCAACTGAACTCGAGCTAGTCCTAGCATCCGCTACCAACTGGAGCGAGTCCTAGCATCCGCTACCAACTGGCTCTCCTGAACAACAGTGGTGGGCTGCTCCCTCTCACTGGCTTGTCTAAAGTGAACTTGAGAGCCACAAGACAGCAGCAGCTAGAAAAGATAGTGAGTCTAGATAAACATAGTTGGGTTAATTAGTCCCGTGTAGTTGTATCAATAGTCAGTTGACCTTTCACTCCTGCAGGTAGCAGGATCTGAAGTGGTAGTGTTGTTAAACTTGGTGAGTTATTATGGAGTTAGTGTAGTGTAGTTGCTTGATGTGTTAGCTTGTGTTGGTGTAGTTGCGTGTAGCGTATGTAGCTGGTTGACCTTGAGAGCCAGCAGACTGCGGTTGATCTCAGCCGTCTCCACCATGACCGCTCTGTCATTGCCGCtgacctctgtccccctctcgtTGCCTGCCAAATCAACCAATGAGAACTTCCCGTGCAGCTTGCCCCGCCTCCGCAGGATGACCTGTAGGATGGCGTGGGAGCGAGACGAGTTGGCATTGGCTGACGTCTGGCCGGACgttctggagagagacagagaggaaggacaCCAGAGGAAAGGTAGGAAGGTAAACCAAAGAGCGCAAGGAAGAGACAGTCAGACCGTATAGAAACAGACAGAAATCTTCAGAAGTTGTCCGACTTCATTCTCCTTTCTCAGAACTCATTTAAATCCAACCAATGAGGATGAAGCACATCAGGTCAGACAGCTCAGCGAACTAACCAGacgccagtcacacacacacgagggtcTGACCCTCCCCCGGTACCTGCAGGCACTGCCCGTCTCGATCATCCTGATGACGTCCTCGGGGCAGGACACTTCCTTCTCCTGCAGTCCCACCACCTGCACCAGCTGCTTGTCGTCCTCCAGCACACGGAGCTGAGTCTTCTTGTTCAGCAGGTCGTACACCTGCACACCACAGTCACAGGGGGTGGGTCAATCCAAGCTCGTTTGATTCACGTAGCCCTTTCGACTAGCACTGAGGGGCTTCACCTGCGCCGACAGAACtgcacccacccccctccccccctttccatcCTAACCTTGCCGTTGTAGATCTCAAAGAAGGAGACGTAGGGGCAGAGGTCCAGGCTGGAGAACTTCCTCTGTCTCAGCAGGGTGAACACGTCCTGGGCTGGGGGTGGACATGGACGACCACAGAAACAGGACTTAGTTTAACGGACGATATGCCACGATGCTAGGGCACCGTGGCCCAAATGTACATGTGACCTATGACTCGTGTTTTCAAAAAACAGAAGTAACTACCGGCTAAGGCGTAGATCCCTTTGGAACTGTTCTGGCTTTTTCCAGAGAAATCTCCTCCCATTGTCTGGACAGAtcaaaattgaaaaaaaaaaaaataaacactgaAAAAAAACAGGCGTTTCTAGATCCAGGtgttgaaacacacactcatctcgTCTGAGAAGAGAAGCTACGTTTCCAGGAGCAGCTCAAAGAAGAGACTCACGTGAGTTTTCCCACTTCCGGTCTGTCCGTAGGCAAAGCACGTTGCCATGCTTCCCTCAAAGATGGTCTGGACAAGAGGCTTGGCAGTGAACCTGTCCCAAGAGAAAAGAGCTAAGCCTGTTTCAAAATAACACAACCTTTAACCTAAAGAGTGAGCCAAGTTCGAAAGCCAAGTATAGCTGGAAAACGGGATTGTGACATCTAAGAAAATCTGAAATAGTTTTTATTTAGGCGAACTACGCCCAGGAGTGCACCCAATAAGAACGTGCAATACATTTCTTATGTGCTCTCCCGGAAGTAGTTTAACCAAATAACAACTGGTCAAACTCACCGGTAGACCGTGTCATTAGTAGATGACTCTTCGAAGGAATAGTCAAAGTGGAACACCTGGTTGTCCAGGTACTTGGTCAGGTCCACCTTGGTCTTGGGCTCGTGGAGCAGCAGGCAACCGTTACCGGGGATGGTGACCACGTCGATCTCCTTCCTCATCAGCTCTGAGACAGGCCAGGGACAGAAAGACAAGGGTTCATTCTTCAACACAAATGGGTTTGAAAATGGAAACCCAAACCCTTCTGGTCTGTGTAGGGTACCATGTGAGCTGCAAATCCTAGTTTTTCCAGGCAGAAGCAACGTGGAAACGTACCTTGCTTATTTAACGGCCTCTTTCGAACACACACGCAGATTCTATGGTTTTTAGGCTGCGGAGGAACGCAAAGAGGCTTTTAGCTGACATGGTCAAGTATTCAGTGGAGGCAAGGAGAGCTTGTGTGAGGTCTCACCACGTCCGAGGGAGACACTGGAGCCTTGGTCAGGGTTTCCCTGTAGTCCTCTATCATCTGGAAGAACTGCTTGTTTGGCCGGTTAGTGTCTCCAAACTAGAGGGCATTGGAACAGATGGTACAAAGACATTCACACCGACATgttcaaaaaaaataataataccacaAGCCAACAGAGGTTTTATTCCCAGATGAGGACAATCTAAGTAGTAGTTCCAAATACTAAATACACAGGCCAAGTGCAAGTCTAGTTCCCTGGCATAAATCAAGCCTATTTCTCAATAATGATAAAAACACATCCAAATGTCGTGTCTGTTAAAATGGCTGATTAATCCTAGGCAGAGCTTGGTCGGTGTCAGGGACACAAACCTCTGGTCTCACCTTTCCCTTCTTGTTGTCTGTGGCCTTGACAGAGCAAGACAACCTCTTGTTCCCCTTGTTCAGGTCTTGCGGCAGGACCGATTTTCTTCTGCCTATAACAGTTTTACGGTCTCATCAAAACTACATCTCACTCTAATGATATGAGATCCTGCGTGTATGCGTGGCTACTTTGTGCTGTCCTCTCTGACTCCCTCCAGATGTTGGACCGTGTTAGTCATGAGCTGACCTGTTGCTGAGGTGGTTGGCTTGAGCTCCTCGTTCTCTTTAAAGGCTTCGCTGACCGGGGGCAGTGTTGATGTCTGTCGGGGGtcgttctttctcttcttcttgttAGGCACCCCTAGACAACCATGATAATAGACCAGCACAAATCAATATCAACAGACAACAAAGCTGGAAAGATACACATAACCTACGACACCATTTGTATTGCTAATGTCGGGATGTATTGATAGAGATTTGATTAACTGGACAGAGCCGTCCCTGGTCACCTTGAGGACAATATACTGACAGAGGGGGGCTGACACTAAGATTTAGCAGAAGGGACAATTCATTTAAATAGTGTCAACAAGTCAAAGCACACCATGCAGATGTTACATTACACCTTGCagatcactaacacacacacatccaaaccaGACGTTGCTACTGACCAGAGGATCTGAGGACAGCGGTGGAGTATTCTGAAGACTCGGCCTCAGGTTTGCTGTCTACCGGCTCTGGGATCGGAGCAGGGGTTCGGAACAAACATGTCTGCCGAACCACAGACTTCCTGGGGACTGGAAAGAGAGGCAAGACGTGAACACGGGGTTCAACTACTGGACCTCTACAGATCCATCCAGGCTTTGATTTCTCCCTAGTAATCTCAGCGAGGCCACCTTGATTCAACTTCCTGATCCCAATACAGTAGACAGGATGCAGTAGACAGCAAGCACTAGTAAAGAAGTGCCATCATCAAAACTGGGATGGATTTGAATCGCGTTAACCAGTCATGCAGTAATCAAAAGCATCTTAATATCACCTGTAAGTGCTAAAAAGGTACTGGCGTGAACCCTGCATCACAAGCCCAGAGAAGCACCCTAGGTAGACTAGAAAGGCAGTGCATGCATCTGATTTAGGGTGAAGAAGACCATCTGTGCACAGTTTGTAATCATCAAAATCACAACATGGTACTTTCTAAGCGAGAACCCAATAACTCGCCCAGTGAGTTAAGTATGAGGAAATCTCATCAAGCCAGGAACATGCATTGCATGCAGACCTGTCTCCTCAGGAACGACAGCTGGGGTTGTGTCTTATGAAGGAAAACAGCACCAGTTAGTTCCCAGTCCATCCGACATGTCacacaacacaggcacacagaacTGGTAGAACAAAGCAACAGAAAGAGAAGAGTTTCACACTTACAATTGGAAGGGGCGGGTATCCGTGACGAGCGAAGACGACCCTCATATTTCTGGAGACATAGATGAATCAATTCAGTTATGATggtatgaaagaaaaaaaaaacgttaaggCACTTTGTGGCAGCTTGATCTCCCAAATCAAAACGTCAGCTATGGTCAGTGGGGCTGAGAAAGGCTGTCTCAACCTCAAAGGGTTGAATGGTAATGCTGGGGGAATATTTATCTCCAAACACAGATATATCATATACCTAACTGATGAGTCCAGCTCAGTCCTGGTTGGACACTTACCTTCTCTGGAGGGGGAATGGGGGATGGTTCACTGGAGCCTTTTATGTGCTCAAGCAACTCCTTGTTCAAGGTCCATAGTTCATCAACTTCTATCTAAATCGTGAAGAAAGGATAAGTGTCAACTAGATTCCATCCTTTCTATTTCGTGAGTTCCTCTAGAGCAGCGACTCCCAACCACTGTGCAGAGGCACAGCCGTGAGAGATCGTCAAGTGTGCAGTGAGAAATTATCCAATTTCACTTAATCAcggtagtaaaaaaaaaaaaaacatgtattaaTTATTATCTGCAAATAATATACCGTTGTCGGGTGTCTGTAATATAGTGACTGGCAGAGTAATGTAATATTCGTCCCATTGACAGCAGGTAGCTAGCCAATTGCCTCGTTCCCTCTTACAGACAAGAGAATTAATGACGCATGTGACAGGTCGTGGTGATTAAGACGTTTTTTAAAAGGAAGAAAGCAAACACAGACC
Protein-coding sequences here:
- the kif2c gene encoding kinesin-like protein KIF2C isoform X3, which encodes MDSITANLLVGLPVNISRSDGRVHSANVKAVDQAKCTVMVEWHEKSVCRGKEIEVDELWTLNKELLEHIKGSSEPSPIPPPEKKYEGRLRSSRIPAPSNFPRKSVVRQTCLFRTPAPIPEPVDSKPEAESSEYSTAVLRSSGVPNKKKRKNDPRQTSTLPPVSEAFKENEELKPTTSATGRRKSVLPQDLNKGNKRLSCSVKATDNKKGKFGDTNRPNKQFFQMIEDYRETLTKAPVSPSDVPKNHRICVCVRKRPLNKQELMRKEIDVVTIPGNGCLLLHEPKTKVDLTKYLDNQVFHFDYSFEESSTNDTVYRFTAKPLVQTIFEGSMATCFAYGQTGSGKTHTMGGDFSGKSQNSSKGIYALAAQDVFTLLRQRKFSSLDLCPYVSFFEIYNGKVYDLLNKKTQLRVLEDDKQLVQVVGLQEKEVSCPEDVIRMIETGSACRTSGQTSANANSSRSHAILQVILRRRGKLHGKFSLVDLAGNERGTEVSGNDRAVMVETAEINRSLLALKECIRSLGQNSDHIPFRMSKLTQVLRDSFIGENSRTCMIAMVSPGMVSCDYTLNTLRYADRVKELNGRSKASGGDAPQSAEVSTEDSSSEEVSSEPSPTTTSLKSVIKHLQGCKVFEQDSIVPMTSMFEEISQVAEMEEMVHEELKRGEGLLRCMEKTSYDVEAGLPELEEYATKLLERVRGLRAAVSEEQMSRLSPKLAYR
- the kif2c gene encoding kinesin-like protein KIF2C isoform X2, with the protein product MDSITANLLVGLPVNISRSDGRVHSANVKAVDQAKCTVMVEWHEKSVCRGKEIEVDELWTLNKELLEHIKGSSEPSPIPPPEKKYEGRLRSSRIPAPSNYTTPAVVPEETVPRKSVVRQTCLFRTPAPIPEPVDSKPEAESSEYSTAVLRSSGVPNKKKRKNDPRQTSTLPPVSEAFKENEELKPTTSATGRRKSVLPQDLNKGNKRLSCSVKATDNKKGKFGDTNRPNKQFFQMIEDYRETLTKAPVSPSDVPKNHRICVCVRKRPLNKQELMRKEIDVVTIPGNGCLLLHEPKTKVDLTKYLDNQVFHFDYSFEESSTNDTVYRFTAKPLVQTIFEGSMATCFAYGQTGSGKTHTMGGDFSGKSQNSSKGIYALAAQDVFTLLRQRKFSSLDLCPYVSFFEIYNGKVYDLLNKKTQLRVLEDDKQLVQVVGLQEKEVSCPEDVIRMIETGSACRTSGQTSANANSSRSHAILQVILRRRGKLHGKFSLVDLAGNERGTEVSGNDRAVMVETAEINRSLLALKECIRSLGQNSDHIPFRMSKLTQVLRDSFIGENSRTCMIAMVSPGMVSCDYTLNTLRYADRVKELNGRSKASGGDAPQSAEVSTEDSSSEEVSSEPSPTTTSLKSVIKHLQGCKVFEDSIVPMTSMFEEISQVAEMEEMVHEELKRGEGLLRCMEKTSYDVEAGLPELEEYATKLLERVRGLRAAVSEEQMSRLSPKLAYR
- the kif2c gene encoding kinesin-like protein KIF2C isoform X5, translated to MDSITANLLVGLPVNISRSDGRVHSANVKAVDQAKCTVMVEWHEKSVCRGKEIEVDELWTLNKELLEHIKGSSEPSPIPPPEKKYEGRLRSSRIPAPSNYTTPAVVPEETVPRKSVVRQTCLFRTPAPIPEPVDSKPEAESSEYSTAVLRSSGVPNKKKRKNDPRQTSTLPPVSEAFKENEELKPTTSATGRRKSVLPQDLNKGNKRLSCSVKATDNKKGKFGDTNRPNKQFFQMIEDYRETLTKAPVSPSDVPKNHRICVCVRKRPLNKQELMRKEIDVVTIPGNGCLLLHEPKTKVDLTKYLDNQVFHFDYSFEESSTNDTVYRFTAKPLVQTIFEGSMATCFAYGQTGSGKTHTMGGDFSGKSQNSSKGIYALAAQDVFTLLRQRKFSSLDLCPYVSFFEIYNGKVYDLLNKKTQLRVLEDDKQLVQVVGLQEKEVSCPEDVIRMIETGSACRTSGQTSANANSSRSHAILQVILRRRGKLHGKFSLVDLAGNERGTEVSGNDRAVMVETAEINRSLLALKECIRSLGQNSDHIPFRMSKLTQVLRDSFIGENSRTCMIAMVSPGMVSCDYTLNTLRYADRVKELNGRSKASGGDAPQSAEVSTEDSSSEEDSIVPMTSMFEEISQVAEMEEMVHEELKRGEGLLRCMEKTSYDVEAGLPELEEYATKLLERVRGLRAAVSEEQMSRLSPKLAYR
- the kif2c gene encoding kinesin-like protein KIF2C isoform X4; this encodes MDSITANLLVGLPVNISRSDGRVHSANVKAVDQAKCTVMVEWHEKSVCRGKEIEVDELWTLNKELLEHIKGSSEPSPIPPPEKKYEGRLRSSRIPAPSNYTTPAVVPEETVPRKSVVRQTCLFRTPAPIPEPVDSKPEAESSEYSTAVLRSSGVPNKKKRKNDPRQTSTLPPVSEAFKENEELKPTTSATGRRKSVLPQDLNKGNKRLSCSVKATDNKKGKFGDTNRPNKQFFQMIEDYRETLTKAPVSPSDVPKNHRICVCVRKRPLNKQELMRKEIDVVTIPGNGCLLLHEPKTKVDLTKYLDNQVFHFDYSFEESSTNDTVYRFTAKPLVQTIFEGSMATCFAYGQTGSGKTHTMGGDFSGKSQNSSKGIYALAAQDVFTLLRQRKFSSLDLCPYVSFFEIYNGKVYDLLNKKTQLRVLEDDKQLVQVVGLQEKEVSCPEDVIRMIETGSACRTSGQTSANANSSRSHAILQVILRRRGKLHGKFSLVDLAGNERGTEVSGNDRAVMVETAEINRSLLALKECIRSLGQNSDHIPFRMSKLTQVLRDSFIGENSRTCMIAMVSPGMVSCDYTLNTLRYADRVKELNGRSKASGGDAPQSAEVSTEDSSSEEQDSIVPMTSMFEEISQVAEMEEMVHEELKRGEGLLRCMEKTSYDVEAGLPELEEYATKLLERVRGLRAAVSEEQMSRLSPKLAYR
- the kif2c gene encoding kinesin-like protein KIF2C isoform X1 — protein: MDSITANLLVGLPVNISRSDGRVHSANVKAVDQAKCTVMVEWHEKSVCRGKEIEVDELWTLNKELLEHIKGSSEPSPIPPPEKKYEGRLRSSRIPAPSNYTTPAVVPEETVPRKSVVRQTCLFRTPAPIPEPVDSKPEAESSEYSTAVLRSSGVPNKKKRKNDPRQTSTLPPVSEAFKENEELKPTTSATGRRKSVLPQDLNKGNKRLSCSVKATDNKKGKFGDTNRPNKQFFQMIEDYRETLTKAPVSPSDVPKNHRICVCVRKRPLNKQELMRKEIDVVTIPGNGCLLLHEPKTKVDLTKYLDNQVFHFDYSFEESSTNDTVYRFTAKPLVQTIFEGSMATCFAYGQTGSGKTHTMGGDFSGKSQNSSKGIYALAAQDVFTLLRQRKFSSLDLCPYVSFFEIYNGKVYDLLNKKTQLRVLEDDKQLVQVVGLQEKEVSCPEDVIRMIETGSACRTSGQTSANANSSRSHAILQVILRRRGKLHGKFSLVDLAGNERGTEVSGNDRAVMVETAEINRSLLALKECIRSLGQNSDHIPFRMSKLTQVLRDSFIGENSRTCMIAMVSPGMVSCDYTLNTLRYADRVKELNGRSKASGGDAPQSAEVSTEDSSSEEVSSEPSPTTTSLKSVIKHLQGCKVFEQDSIVPMTSMFEEISQVAEMEEMVHEELKRGEGLLRCMEKTSYDVEAGLPELEEYATKLLERVRGLRAAVSEEQMSRLSPKLAYR